A window of the Podospora bellae-mahoneyi strain CBS 112042 chromosome 6, whole genome shotgun sequence genome harbors these coding sequences:
- a CDS encoding hypothetical protein (EggNog:ENOG503PCPN; COG:G; CAZy:GH7): MMMKQYLQYLAAGSLMTGLVAGQGVGTQQTETHPRITWKRCTGKANCTTVQAEVVIDSNWRWIHTSGGTNCYDGNAWNTAACSTATDCASKCLMEGAGNYQQTYGASTSGDSLTLKFVTKHEYGTNVGSRFYLMNGASKYQMFTLMNNEFSFDVDLSTVECGLNSALYFVAMEEDGGMRSYPTNKAGAKYGTGYCDAQCARDLKFVGGKANIEGWRESSNDENAGVGPYGGCCAEIDVWESNAHAYAFTPHACENNNYHVCERDTCGGTYSEDRFAGGCDANGCDYNPYRMGNPDFYGKGKTVDTTKKFTVVTRFQDDNLEQFFVQNGRKILAPAPTFDGIPASPNITPEFCSTQFDVFTDRNRFSEVGDFPQLNAALRIPMVLVMSIWADHYANMLWLDSVYPPEKEGEPGAARGPCAQDSGVPSEVKANYPNAKVVWSNIRFGPIGSTVNV; encoded by the exons atgatgatgaagcagTATCTTCAGTACCTGGCCGCAGGTTCCCTCATGACCGGCCTCGTCGCCGGTCAGGGCGTCGGCACCCAGCAGACCGAGACTCACCCCCGAATCACCTGGAAGAGGTGCACAGGCAAGGCTAACTGCACGACCGTCCAGGCTGAGGTCGTCATCGACTCCAACTGGCGCTGGATCCACACCTCGGGCGGCACCAACTGCTACGATGGCAACGCCTGGAACACAGCTGCCTGCAGCACCGCCACCGACTGCGCGTCAAAGTGCTTGATGGAGGGTGCCGGCAACTACCAGCAGACCTACGGTGCTTCCACCAGCGGTGACTCCCTCACTCTCAAGTTCGTCACCAAGCACGAGTATGGCACCAACGTCGGCTCTCGTTTCTACCTCATGAACGGTGCCTCCAAGTACCAGATGTTTACCCTCATGAACAACGAGTTCAGCTTTGACGTCGACCTCTCCACGGTCGAGTGCGGTCTCAACTCGGCCCTGTACTTTGTCGccatggaggaggatggtggcatGCGCAGCTATCCCACCAACAAGGCTGGTGCCAAGTACGGTACTGGT TACTGCGACGCCCAATGCGCTCGTGATCTCAAGTTCGTCGGTGGCAAGGCCAACATTGAGGGCTGGCGCGAGTCGTCCAACGATGAGAACGCTGGTGTCGGTCCCTATGGCGGTTGCTGCGCCGAGATCGATGTCTG GGAGTCCAATGCCCACGCCTACGCCTTCACCCCCCACGCCTGCGAGAACAACAACTACCACGTTTGCGAGCGTGACACCTGCGGTGGTACCTACTCCGAGGACCGCTTCGCTGGTGGCTGCGACGCCAATGGCTGCGACTACAACCCCTACCGCATGGGCAACCCCGACTTCtacggcaagggcaagaccgtcgacaccaccaagaagTTCACCGTCGTCACCCGCTTCCAGGATGACAACCTTGAGCAATTCTTCGTCCAGAACGGCCGAAAGATCCTCGCTCCCGCTCCCACCTTTGACGGcatcccagccagccccaacatcacccctgAGTTCTGCTCGACTCAGTTTGATGTTTTCACGGACCGCAACCGCTTCAGTGAGGTCGGTGACTTCCCCCAGCTCAACGCTGCCCTCCGCATCCCCATGGTCCTCGTCATGTCCATCTGGGCCGATCACTACGCCAACATGCTCTGGCTCGACTCCGTCTACCCccctgagaaggagggcgagcCGGGTGCTGCCCGTGGCCCTTGCGCCCAAGACTCCGGTGTTCCCTCCGAGGTCAAGGCCAACTACCCCAACGC CAAGGTTGTCTGGTCCAACATCCGCTTCGGCCCCATCGGCTCCACCGTCAATGTGTAA
- a CDS encoding hypothetical protein (CAZy:AA3; COG:E; EggNog:ENOG503PA8A), whose amino-acid sequence MLRLTTTILTALTIFTIPAFAGGGEGGHGGYTKPEDNVYDYVIVGSGPGGGPLATNLAKAGHSVLLVEAGDDQSNNPTSEIGALFFLPYQDASMRWDFFVRNYANESRLLQHNHRVYRKTDGTFYVGTSPPAGATLLGIHYPRGGTLGGSSAVNAMSSVLPSDSDWQIIADLTGDTSWNPIAMRSIFARIENNHYLPSGTPGHGFNGYFDTSMSDESVWVGQDDMTTVMAEAADDLGQDPLNIVDHLTADVNALDPARDKSVGVFGSAVHSDENARRFSSRDLVLETASALTAAGKKKYPLWIQLNTLATKVTFKDINHPHRKPKATGIEYLQGQSVYRADPRNTASNNGTWGRAFARKEIIVSGGTFNSPQLLKLSGIGPAEELASFGIPLVKNLPGVGTNLQDNYEVPIVGHAARNFTTPPPDPADPACWFGAPGDPCVTLWQSQQGPYMKGATLNAVFRKSISPAYNERDIFLVGGLFALRGFWPPTDSIVPDPPNMFGFSTVKIGPQSRGGKVLLTSADPRDVPSINFHLFEEGDAGTAMDLAAELDTVKFVRRLFASVPAPLGPISPVEPPCSGGMSADGTCDDAADIEWLKNQIFGHHPTSTCAIGADSDPNAVLDSKFRVRGVRGLRVVDASAFPRVPGPFPVLPTFMLSEKASESVLADSHTW is encoded by the exons ATGTTACGCCTCACAACAaccatcctcaccgccttgaccatcttcaccatcccggcctttgctggtggcggcgagggtgggcaTGGCGGCTACACCAAACCAGAAGACAACGTCTACGATTATGTGATCGTTGGTTCTGGACCTGGAGGTGGTCCTCTGGCAaccaacctcgccaaggCCGGCCACTCTGTGCTCTTGGTCGAAGCCGGCGATGACCAAAGCAACAACCCAACGTCCGAGATTGGGGCGCTATTCTTTTTGCCCTACCAGGATGCCTCTATGCGATGGGACTTCTTTGTACGCAACTACGCAAATGAGAGTCGCCTACTGCAGCACAACCATCGCGTGTACCGCAAAACCGATGGCACCTTTTATGTCGGCACGAGCCCCCCTGCGGGAGCGACTCTTTTGGGTATTCATTACCCCCGCGGTGGAACTCTTGGGGGAAGTTCTGCTGTCAACGCCATGTCATCCGTCTTGCCCAGTGATAGCGATTGGCAAATTATAGCCGATCTGACCGGTGATACAAGTTGGAA CCCTATCGCCATGCGATCCATCTTTGCTCGTATAGAGAACAACCACTATCTACCATCTGGCACTCCGGGTCATGGCTTCAACGGTTATTTTGACACAAGCATGAGCGATGAATCTGTTTGGGTGGGGCAAGACGACATGACCACGGTGATGGCTGAGGCTGCCGACGACCTCGGTCAAGATCCTCTGAATATTGTCGACCACCTGACAGCCGACGTCAACGCCCTTGACCCGGCCCGCGACAAGAGTGTGGGTGTATTTGGTTCTGCCGTCCACTCGGACGAGAATGCTCGTCGTTTCTCCTCCAGGGATCTTGTTCTGGAGACCGCCAGTGCCCTCACCGCTgccggcaagaagaagtaTCCGCTCTGGATTCAGCTCAACACTCTGGCGACCAAGGTGACCTTCAAGGATATCAATCACCCCCACCGCAAGCCCAAGGCAACAGGTATTGAGTACCTCCAAGGACAGTCCGTCTATCGAGCAGATCCCAGGAACACAGCTTCCAACAACGGGACATGGGGCCGCGCTTTTGCCCGCAAGGAAATCATTGTGTCTGGTGGCACTTTCAACTCACCCCAGCTCTTGAAGCTCTCGGGCATTGGTCCAGCAGAAGAGTTGGCTTCCTTTGGTATCCCTCTGGTGAAGAACCTCCCAGGCGTGGGCACCAACCTGCAAGACAATTACGAGGTTCCCATCGTCGGCCACGCGGCCAGAAATTTCACCACTCCGCCCCCCGACCCGGCCGACCCTGCTTGCTGGTTTGGAGCACCCGGGGACCCTTGTGTCACGCTCTGGCAAAGCCAGCAGGGACCATACATGAAGGGGGCCACTCTCAACGCGGTCTTTAGGAAAAGCATTTCGCCGGCTTACAACGAGCGTGACATTTTTCTCGTCGGCGGGCTCTTCGCACTCAGAGGCTTTTGGCCACCCACTGATAGCATTGTGCCCGACCCGCCAAACATGTTTGGCTTCTCGACCGTCAAGATCGGACCCCAGTCGCGCGGCGGCAAagtcctcctcaccagcgcCGACCCCAGAGATGTGCCGAGCATCAACTTTCACTTGTTCGAAGAAGGTGACGCTGGCACGGCCATGGATCTGGCCGCTGAGTTGGACACTGTCAAGTTTGTGAGGAGATTATTTGCCTCTGTGCCAGCTCCTCTCGGGCCAATTTCTCCTGTTGAGCCGCCATGCTCCGGCGGGATGTCGGCCGACGGCACATGCGATGACGCCGCCGACATTGAGTGGCTCAAGAACCAGATTTTCGGACACCACCCGACAAGCACATGTGCTATCGGAGCTGACTCTGACCCCAACGCAGTGTTGGATAGCAAGTTCAGAGTGAGGGGTGTTCGCGGCTTGAGGGTGGTCGATGCCAGTGCTTTCCCCAGAGTACCAGGCCCGTTCCCGGTGCTGCCCACATTCATGCTCAGCGAGAAGGCTTCTGAGAGTGTGTTGGCTGATTCTCATACTTGGTGA
- a CDS encoding hypothetical protein (COG:H; CAZy:PL1; EggNog:ENOG503NUJG), with product MRTAHSLVWLATAATVATAVRINKPRLLSKRQMNWEEQEEATYDDACNIGYCSVFGATIGGWGAEHNFVKTVDEFTAAVAGTEVGVVIVGAAIEAEGIQVAVGSSKTIIGAPGSSLSGISLLLKDSRNVIVRNLVISNTKTDAITIQNGRSIWLDHLDISASGGKLLGITSGSDYISVSHNKFHGFSHASDSAVAIGHPDSSALEDNNKFHITFARNHFVNVTNALSFRSGTGHIFNSFYEKPRRGLDIRSGGKVLVEKSVFDGIGTGNAVFSSDGRGYATIKDVVVVGAYGSFPPEADLSEENVAYPYDWFIYETAKVKDVASRWAGQTLKFMSWD from the exons ATGCGTACTGCACACTCCCTTGTTTGGTTGGCCACAGCTGCCACAGTTGCCACCGCCGTCAGGATCAACAAGCCCCGTCTTCTGTCGAAAAGACAGATGAACTGGgaagagcaggaagaggCAACATACGACGATGCCTGCAATATTGGTTATTGTTCTGTGTTCGGAGC AACTATTGGCGGCTGGGGGGCTGAGCACAACTTTGTCAAGACAGTGGATGAATTTACCGCTGCCGTGGCAGGAACAGAAGTAGGCGTGGTTATTGTCGGTGCGGCTATTGAGGCAGAAGGCATCCAAGTTGCAGTAGGATCCAGTAAGACCATTATCGGTGCTCCTGGAAGCT CTCTGAGCGGTATCAGCCTGTTGCTAAAAGACAGCCGCAACGTTATCGTCCGTAACCTAGTCAtctccaacaccaagaccgaCGCTATCACTATCCAGAACGGCCGCTCCATATGGCTCGACCATCTAGACATCTCGGCTTCGGGTGGAAAGCTTCTCGGAATCACTAGCGGCAGTGACTACATCTCGGTGAGCCACAACAAATTCCACGGCTTCTCACACGCCTCCGATTCAGCTGTGGCAATCGGGCACCCAGACAGCAGCGCTCTTGAGGACAACAACAAATTCCACATAACATTTGCGAGAAACCACTTTGTGAACGTCACCAATGCCCTGTCGTTCCGATCCGGCACTGGGCATATCTTCAATTCGTTCTACGAGAAGCCACGGAGAGGTCTTGACATTAGAAGTGGTGGGAAGGTGCTGGTAGAGAAGAGTGTGTTTGACGGAATTGGGACTGGAAATGCAGTGTTTTCCTCTGACGGGAGAGGCTATGCTACCATTAAAGACGTCGTGGTTGTTGGCGCCTATGGGAGCTTCCCTCCCGAAGCCGACCTGAGCGAGGAAAATGTAGCCTATCCGTATGACTGGTTCATCTACGAAACAGCCAAGGTCAAAGATGTAGCTAGTCGATGGGCAGGGCAAACGCTCAAGTTCATGTCTTGGGATTAG